One stretch of Leptospira hartskeerlii DNA includes these proteins:
- a CDS encoding tetratricopeptide repeat protein — MEKKTPRKIPAKRRIFTEILKENYTVAITLIDREISETGKDPELLYNFAICCSRTGNHKKCVSVIEELLEEFPKFSERDNAFRMMIYSLIRTGDYKTALAKTEERLKLSLDDIILLSLKASALEKSGDAKGAIETHLRILRLRPEQKNSLNSVAYLLLEGKEPNPEELKLAMENIKRALQLDPENPAYLDSFGVLLSKLGKPEEARKAFEKAITKAPTEDIILEHLKKLSQTNRQAT; from the coding sequence ATGGAAAAGAAAACTCCGAGAAAAATCCCAGCCAAAAGAAGGATTTTCACTGAAATTCTGAAAGAAAATTATACTGTCGCGATTACTTTAATCGACAGAGAAATATCCGAGACTGGAAAAGATCCGGAACTACTTTATAATTTTGCAATATGTTGTTCCAGGACCGGAAATCACAAAAAGTGTGTTTCAGTTATCGAAGAGCTCTTGGAAGAATTTCCAAAATTCTCTGAAAGGGATAACGCGTTCAGGATGATGATCTATTCACTGATCCGGACGGGAGATTATAAAACAGCTCTGGCAAAAACGGAAGAACGTCTCAAGCTTTCATTGGATGATATCATTCTTCTTTCCCTAAAAGCGTCCGCTTTGGAAAAATCCGGAGACGCGAAAGGCGCAATCGAGACTCACCTAAGAATTTTACGACTAAGACCTGAGCAAAAAAACAGCCTAAATTCCGTAGCATATCTGCTTTTAGAAGGAAAAGAACCTAATCCGGAAGAACTCAAACTGGCGATGGAAAATATCAAGAGGGCTTTACAGTTGGATCCGGAAAATCCGGCTTATTTGGATTCTTTCGGAGTTCTACTTTCCAAATTAGGAAAACCCGAAGAAGCCAGAAAAGCCTTCGAAAAGGCGATTACCAAAGCTCCAACCGAAGATATCATTTTAGAGCATTTGAAAAAACTATCACAAACAAATAGACAAGCGACTTGA
- the surE gene encoding 5'/3'-nucleotidase SurE → MNILITNDDGISSNGILALEKILGKEHNTYLIAPLKERSATSMALSIYDSMRVERVNENHYIVDGFPVDCVNIGLHGNIFPKIDLVLSGINRGVNMGHDVHYSGTVGAARHGAIHNRKSIAVSSGNLDKNYDYFKEAELIREVLNSWTEEFLSGIVYNINIPEKFENSLSSIEVAKLGRRTYIDTYESKPIIGGISDFFLGGSHLGHVPEEGTDFDIFFHGKIPITPLSLDQTSPLELEEFRKRIRVKSK, encoded by the coding sequence ATGAATATTCTAATCACCAACGACGACGGGATCTCTTCCAATGGGATCCTTGCTTTGGAAAAAATTTTAGGGAAAGAACATAATACCTATCTAATCGCTCCTCTAAAAGAACGCTCCGCAACCTCTATGGCATTGAGCATCTATGATTCTATGAGAGTGGAAAGAGTAAACGAGAACCATTATATAGTAGATGGATTTCCTGTGGACTGCGTGAATATAGGACTTCATGGAAATATCTTTCCTAAAATAGACTTGGTGCTCTCCGGGATCAACCGAGGAGTAAATATGGGACATGACGTGCATTATTCGGGAACGGTAGGAGCAGCACGACATGGAGCCATCCATAACAGAAAAAGTATAGCTGTTAGCTCTGGAAATTTGGATAAAAACTACGATTATTTCAAAGAAGCGGAATTGATCCGCGAAGTCTTGAACTCTTGGACAGAGGAATTTTTATCCGGAATTGTTTATAATATCAACATCCCTGAAAAATTCGAGAACTCACTTTCTTCCATCGAAGTGGCTAAATTGGGCAGAAGGACCTATATAGACACTTACGAATCCAAGCCGATCATTGGCGGGATCTCGGACTTTTTTTTAGGAGGTTCTCACCTAGGACATGTTCCTGAAGAAGGTACCGATTTCGATATATTCTTTCATGGAAAGATACCGATCACTCCTTTAAGTTTAGATCAAACTTCTCCGCTTGAATTAGAAGAATTTAGAAAAAGGATCCGGGTTAAATCGAAGTAA